The nucleotide window GTGATAATCCTTGGGGTCGTTCTTGATATATTTAGGGCGCGTAGCGCGAGGCGCAGACCGGGGCTGAGGTCGTTTTCCCTTGAGCTGATGGACGGCCTGACGCGCACCAGAGTCCAACCCAGCGCTGGATTGGATCGGAGTCGCGGTGACGGCCTTAAAAATCGTAGTTGTCGAGGTCACGAGACTCTAACTATTTTCGCCGGTCTTCATCCCCTCGAGGATGAATTCCACAACTGCACGCTGTCAGAAGCAACCGGGCGTCAGTCCGCTTTGGTTTTCTTTTGGGCGCGGCGCTTGGCGTCGAGCAGACGGCTGGTGGTGGTTACCGGCGGACCGTCCTTTTTCGAGGTGCCCGGCGGTGCTGGCTCCACGGGTTTACCGGCATCGCTGGCAGTGGCAGGTTTGATCTCGGGCAACGCTGACGAATCGGTCTGGACGGGACGGAACAGGTCCGGGTTGGGTTCGGCGGCGGGCGCGGTTTGGCGGGCGCGCACGGACTCGCGCCGCGCGAGCAGGGCGGAGAGTGATTCCTCGGCAGCGGCAGTGCGCGGTTTGCCTTCCCAGAAAAACAGCCAGCGGCGCAGCGTCTGGGTGGCCTTCAGCCATTCGTCGCGGTCAATCATGATGCGCCGCACGCCCACATCCAGCACGAACAGAATGATCGCCGACTTCAACAGCCATTCCCACCAATCCACCGGTTGAAAGGTTTTTTTACGATCGTGCAGGAAGGGGTTGTCCGAGGGCAACTGCGGCTTGAGCACGCGGCCGCCGCCCATTTCAGCAAGCTGCTTCAAGAGCGCGAAGTTGGGCTCCGTGGCGGCGAATTCCGGCGAATAGTTCAGGCTGGCACCCAGGACTTGGGAGCCGCGCGGCTGGCCGTTACGGACATCCAGCAGGTTCAATACATACGCGCCCACTTCCTTGGTGGGGAATTTGGCTTCGTAATGGCCGGGGCCGGTTTGTTCCAGGCGCACTAGCTGGCGTTCGCCCTTGGGGCTGACGACCACGGCCTGCAAATTAAGGAAATTCCGGTAGTTACCCTGCGCGTCGAGCGCTTCCACGTTCAGTTCACCATCCCCGCGTTCCACGGAGATTTCGGAATTGAAATCAGCGTTCTCCACCAGGCGCAAACTCCACTGGGCGATCTGCGACCAGAACTGCCGGTACTGATTCCAGCCGAGCCAGTCCTTCGCCCAGCGCGCCTTGGCGTCCGAGGTGAAGGCCACCGCCCGCCCCAAGCCATATTGCCAATGGGCCAGGATGGGATCGCCCTTGTCCGATACCAACGGGATTTCCGCGCGCGGCTTGGGAGTGGTGCAGACGTAGCCGAGCAGGCGCGGGTACGCGGAGGCGGCAATGCCACTCAGCGCTTCGCTGTGCGACACCTGTTTGGGTGTGAACGGCTCCTCATAGATGGCCGACTTGAGAATGACGGCGGATTCCTTGATGAAGATTTCGGGTAGTTTGTCGGCGTTGCCCAGCGCGACATCGTAGAACCGGCCTTTGCCCTTGTCGGCCATCCACATCATGGTATCAGGCTGCACATGGCCGCCGATCATGACCGTGCTGACCGTAATGCGGCTGGCGACCAAGCTATCCATCAGGGCCTGTGAGGGTGGGCCGGGATCGCCATCGCTGAAGACGATGATATGCTTTAAATTTGCGGTGGAATTTTTCAAGGCCTGGTAGGCCTTGGTCATGACTCCCTGGAAGCTGGGCAGATCGCCTTGATTCATGCCGGCAATGGCGCGGCCCATCTCTTGTTTGTCGCCGACGGGTTTGAGCGGAAACAGCCAGCGTTCGTTGCCGTCCCAGAGCACGACGCCCATCTCGTCCTGCGGTCCCAGCGCCGTCAGCGCTGCCAGGGCGGTTTCCCGCGCCGCCTCGTTGGCGCCGGGAAATTCCATGCCATGCATCACCATGACCATGGCACCCTTGGGCAACACTTTGCGGCTATCGAGTTCCATGTTGACGGGCAGGGTGTTTTCCAGCGGTGTGCCGCGATAAGCGCCGGCGGCGTAGGTTTGGTCGCCGCCCACGCATACCAACCCCACACCGAAATCACGCACGGCGCTCTCCAAGAGTTTCATGCGCTCCTCGCCCAGATCGCCGGCGGAAATATTGCTAATGAAGATGGCGTCGTAACTTTGCAGTTCGGCCAAGGTGCCGGGCAATTTGT belongs to Verrucomicrobiota bacterium and includes:
- a CDS encoding glutamine amidotransferase, whose product is MNFQFTNPEFLWLLLPAVAWVLWWALRSDVQVSAWRRWTSLVIRLVVIFFLVFAMAGVQWMKPREGVNVLYLLDRSDSIPSQQQDAARKYVNETAKDKKEVDNAGLVVFGSEAAIEFSPAATIDPNNNKVLAVVGAQRTDIAAAIRLGTAAFPEHGQKRIVLVSDGNENAGDALASVLAARPLGVTVDVLPLGVERGNDVSLQKLTLPNRVKEDQPFEAKILVNADQAQDGTLRLYRNDEYLGEQKVKLDKGKNVFTIQDTIKQPGFYSYSAVIEAKGDMVPQNNRATSFVHVRGKARLLLVSAEPDKDQPLAEAIRSSNMDLKLVSVDKLPGTLAELQSYDAIFISNISAGDLGEERMKLLESAVRDFGVGLVCVGGDQTYAAGAYRGTPLENTLPVNMELDSRKVLPKGAMVMVMHGMEFPGANEAARETALAALTALGPQDEMGVVLWDGNERWLFPLKPVGDKQEMGRAIAGMNQGDLPSFQGVMTKAYQALKNSTANLKHIIVFSDGDPGPPSQALMDSLVASRITVSTVMIGGHVQPDTMMWMADKGKGRFYDVALGNADKLPEIFIKESAVILKSAIYEEPFTPKQVSHSEALSGIAASAYPRLLGYVCTTPKPRAEIPLVSDKGDPILAHWQYGLGRAVAFTSDAKARWAKDWLGWNQYRQFWSQIAQWSLRLVENADFNSEISVERGDGELNVEALDAQGNYRNFLNLQAVVVSPKGERQLVRLEQTGPGHYEAKFPTKEVGAYVLNLLDVRNGQPRGSQVLGASLNYSPEFAATEPNFALLKQLAEMGGGRVLKPQLPSDNPFLHDRKKTFQPVDWWEWLLKSAIILFVLDVGVRRIMIDRDEWLKATQTLRRWLFFWEGKPRTAAAEESLSALLARRESVRARQTAPAAEPNPDLFRPVQTDSSALPEIKPATASDAGKPVEPAPPGTSKKDGPPVTTTSRLLDAKRRAQKKTKAD